The stretch of DNA GCTGGCCGCGCAGATCGAGGCGGGCGAGGTGGCGGGGCCGGAGCTCCTCTCGCTGGCCAGCACCATAGTGATGGGCCCGGCCCGGGTTCAGCTCCCGGCGGGAGTTCCCTCCTATGTCGCGCCTTCGACTCCCGCCGAGGGGCGCCAGCTCGTGCGCTACCTGCACGCGCGCGGCGTCGACCTCATCAAGACCCATGACAGCATTCCCGGCGAGGTGTTCCGCGCCATGATGGACGAGGCGCGGAGCCTCGGCATCGGCGTCTCCGGCCACGTGCCCTACGCCGCCAACACGGACGAGCTCATCCGCTTGGGCTTCGGGTCCATCGAGCATGCCCGCGACCTGCTCTATGATTGCAGCCGCTACGGCGAGGACTTCCGCAGGATGGGCAGTGCCTATGCTGACCGGCAGCCTGGGGCGAAGCGCCCGGACGATGCGGAGCGGATGCGGAGGACCGTCGCCGAGTATGATCCGGCCCTGTGCGCCTCGCGGATGCGCTCGCTCGCGGCGGCGGGCTTCTATGTTACGCCCACCCACGTCACCCGCGAGATGGAAGCACGCGCGGCCGAGCCCGCCTATCGTGACCAGCCGCTGCGCCGTTACATCCTCCCCGCCCGGAACGCCCAGTGGCAGGCGGACCTGGACGAGACCGCGGCCGCGCCGGCGGAGCTGACGGCCCTTCGCCAGGGCTTCTTCCGCCACGGCCTGACCCTCACCGGCCTCGCCCACCGCGCCGGGGTGAACATCATGGCGGGGACGGATGCGAACGACACGATGATCGTCCCCGGCTTTGCGCTGCACCGCGAGCTCGGCCTCCTCGTCCAGGCCGGACTCAGCCCGATGGAGGCCCTGCGGGCAGCCACTTCCGTACCGGCCGCCTATCTCCGGCGCACGGCAACGCTGGGCGGCATCTCCCCAGGCAAGGAAGCGGATCTGCTCCTGCTCCGCGCCAACCCACTCGACGACATCGCCAACAGTGCCTCGATAGAGACGGTGATCTCCGACGGCCGCGTCTACGGCCGTGCGGCGCTCGACGCCCTGCTCGTCAGCGCCGAGCACTGAGCCCGCGGGTCAGTGCGAGGCGAAGAAGTTCCAGAAGAGGGTGTTGGCGTCGATCTCCTGGGTGGTGTTCCCGTTGCCCGGCGAGGGCTGCGGGGTCCCCGGCCATGTGTGGCCGCCATCGGAGATCCGGTAGAGCACGACATCGGCGCCGTCACGGCAGCCCGAGTAGGTGAGCCTGCTGACGTGCGGCGACACGGGGGTGGTCACCGGCGTCGAGCCGCAGCCGTTGAGCGCCGCCCACCGCTGCTGTGCCGCGGGCACGGAGTACTGCCACACCGAGCTGCCGCCGCCATCGTAGGGATTCGTGGAGTCCTGCTGCCCGTGGAAGGCGATCACCGGCACCGTGCTGGCCGGCCGGCAGGACGCCGCATCCGGTTGCCGCGTGTTCGCCGGATCAGGACGTCCGGCGCGGAGGCCCGCGATGGCCGCGATTCCCGCCAACCGGTCCGGGCGTGCGCAGGCGTACGCGGACGCCATCCGTGCGCCGCCCGAAAAGCCTGCGGCGAAGACGCGGTTGAGGTCTCCGCAGAGCGCGGAGCCCATCGTGGTGATGACCTGGTCGAGGAAGGCGACATCGTCCCGGGGGCCGGTCGTGACGCCAGGAACGTTCCACGCGAACCCGCTGCTGCTGGCGATGGCACCGGAGGGGGCGACGACCGCGAACGTGTTCGTCTGCGCGGCGGCCTTGATGTTGCTGTATGCAATCTGCCCCGGGCCGCTGCTGCCCGTCCCGTGGAGGTTCAGCACGAGCGGCAGGCGGGTGGTGGCGGCGACGCCGCTTGGGACGTAGACGGCGACGTTGTAGCGCACCCCGTTGAAGGTGACGCCGAGGGTGCTGTCGCCGGCGGCGACGGAGCGGGTGCAGGAGGTGTCCTCGCCGGGCAGCCGCCACTTCTGATTGGTTTGGCCGTTGCAGTCCCAGATCTGCAGCCGGGTCCGGTCCGCGGAGCTCTCGCCGGTCACATCCAGGCAGCGTCCCGACTGGGGATTGCGCAGCGTCTGCGCCGACGCGTCATAGACCCACTGCTGCGCGCCGCTCCCATTGCAGTCCCACAGTTGGATCTGGCTCCCGTTCGCCGTCCCTTGTCCGGTGACATCCAGGCACTTGCCCGAGTGGGGGTTGAGGATCGTGCCGTTGTCACGGACCGTCCAGGTCTGGGCCACCCCGGTGGCGCAGGTGTAGAGCTGGATGGCCGTGCCGTTCGCGGTGCCGGAGGCCGCGGCATCGACACACTTGCCAGCCAGTCCGACGATCGAGCCGGTACGGTCTGCGAGGAGGGGCTCGACCGCGGCGAGCGCCGGCAGCCCTACGAGGAAGAGGCTCGACAGCACCGAGGCGCGCAGCACGCTCGGGCCCCGAGGGCGCACAGCCCGAGAGGGCCGAGCGGGTGGGGCGTCGATGCCAGTGTGCGCGGCTTGGGTTCGGCATGGTTTGCGTGCAGTGAGCTCCACCGTGTCTGCCCTCAGGGGTAGGTGTGCAGTCCGTCCGCCGCTGGGCGGCCGTGCGGCGCCGGATGGTCCGGTCACCCCACTGTCGGCACCTGTGAGGGCAGTGTCAATGAATCCGTGATTAAGCTGCTTAGCTGGCTCGGGGCGAACGGGTGGTCCTGACGCTCGGGCGTTCGGCGCGATACCGGTCCGCGCTCTCCAGATCCGCGACAGGGGATAGGAGACCCCGATCGAAGTCCTCTACCGAAGCCCCCTCGCGGACGCGCCGTGGCCAGTCGGAGTGCGTGAGCGCCCCACGTCCCAGCGAGACGAAGTCCGCCTCACCGCGCTGGAGGGTCATCGGCGCGACGGTCACGCGATTGCGCAGCGTCCATCCGCCCACGTCGAGGGCCGCAAAGAGCCGTTCCATGGCCATGTCACTTGCTTCCCGGGGAGGGGACGGCCGCGATTGCCTCAATCTCGATAAGGGCGGCCGGGTCGTAGAGCGCCTTGACCTCGGCGATCGTGTCGGCGGGATAGGGCAGCGAGAAGAACCTGCGGCGGAGCTCGACCACCTCCTGGAAGTGGCCCATGTCGGTGACGAAGATCGTCACCTTGATGACCTCCTTCAAGCTCGAACCGCCCGCCTCCAGCACCCGGCGGAGATTGGCGAAGGCCTGCTCGCCCTGGGCACGGAAGCCGCCATCCACGATCTTTCCGTCGTCGCCCGCGCCGGCCTGGCCGGAGATGAAGAGGAGGTTGCCGAACTTGATGCCCTGCGACAGCAGGAAAGGCTCGTAGTTGTCGGGTTGGGTGATGATGCGTTCACGCATGGCTTTCTTCCTTTCGTCCTGATTCAAAGGGGGCCGAGGAAAACGTAAGAGCCGCCCCCCGTCGACAAACCCGCTCAACCCGGCCTGGGAGCGCTGGTTCGCAGCGGCCGGCCGGCCGTGGACGTCCTCGCTGCGAGGCACTTGGTGCAGCCGTTCGGCCCGGTTGTCGCCGGCCACACATACCACCTGGTGATGCGTGCGGATCACCCACCCAGCCCCAGTGTGAGCGCGGCCGCGGAGTGGCTCCGGTCGCAGGTCCGGTAGGACGTGAATCCGTCGCGGCCCGGGGCCCATTTGTCGGCTCGATTTCACTCCGGGTTCGGAACCCGGCCCGTTCCTGCTCCCTCCCGCCATGGAGAATCCGAAAGCGGGCTTTCGACGGCATTTCCCGGGGCTCGCCGCGCTTCCCTATAGTACGGTGGCCCCAATGGTACGCATTTCAGTGCTGATGATCATTGGGCTGTTCCTCCTCGCTCCCGCCGCCGCAGGGGCGGCACCGCCAGAGGCTGGCGCCGCGAAGTCCGTTGCGGAGGCCTCGAAGAGACTGGAGAGTGCTCGCGCTGCCCTCGCGGCGGCCGTGAAGCGGATCGAGAAGGATCCGCCGGCCAACGCGGACCTCGATTCCGCCCTCGCGGCGGTGGAAGGGCTGAAGAACGCGCTCGACGCGGGAGCGAGCTTCGAGACGGAGGATCTCGACTACGCCAAGAACGTCCTGGCGGCCCGGAAGGAGCTCCGGACGAACCGCGAGTACGTCGACGAGCGCCGGGCCAAGGTCCACATCCACGAGTTCCGCCGGCGCATCGACGCCGATCTCGCGGCCCTCAATGAGCGCGTGGCGAAAGTCGCGGGGAAGGACGCTGGCTCCAAGGAACTGGACGAGGCCCGGGCCGCGGTGGCGGCGGTCAAGAAGGTGGCGGACGAGGGCCGGACCCTGACGAAGCAGGACGCGAAGTTCGCCACGTACATCACCGAGGTCGACGCGGCCGTCGCCCGTCACGAGAAGACGATCGACGAGCGGTGGTTGCAGCTGTCGGCGCAGAAGCAGCGGGGCCTCCTGGCCGACAGCCGCAAGGGCCTGTCCACCGCGCTGGCCGCGATGGGCAATACCTGGTCGGATCAGAAGTTCGCGGATGCCGACAAGGCGGTGTCTGCGCTGCAGAAGCAGCTCGACGAGGGCAGGCCGCTCGAGGCGCGTGACAATGCCTATCGCGCGGATGCGGACAAGGCACGGGCGGAAATTACCCAGGCGAGGCGCAAGCTGGACGAGCTCGTGGCGGCGGCGGGCGTCTCGCGGGTCAAAGAGGAGATGGGGCCTGCCTATGATGAGCTCACCGCGTCCGCCAAGGCGCTGCGCGCGAGGAAGCCGGCGCCCGAGCAGCTCTCCGCGGCCAAGACCGCGGCGTTCGTCGTCCGGAAGCTGGTGGAGAAGTATGAGCCGCAGGCCGCGCGGGATCGCGCGATCGGCCAGTACCTCACCGAGGTGAAGAACACGCTCGTCGAGGTGGAGGTCGCGCTCCAGATCCGCAACCTCGAGGCCGCGCGCGCCGAGGTCATGCAGTCCCTGCGCAACCTCGAGAAGCGCTCGCCGGCGCCTGAGCAGTTCGAAGAGGCGAACACGGCCCTGGTGGTCCTGTCGAAGACGCTCGAGACGGTGCACGCGAAGAACCCCGCGATCAGCGCTCACGCCCTCGAGGCGCGTCAGCTGCTCAGGGACGGCCGGGCGGCGATTGACAAGCGCCGGTACGAGGTTGACCTGCAGCAGCAGCGCGCGAAGGTCGATGAGGCGCGGAAGAATGCGGCGGGCCTGGTCACCCAGATCCAGAAGGACAAGCCCACCGAGGCGCAGTTGCAGGAGGCGGAGAACGCGGTCAAGCAGATCGGCGTGGTGCTGGAGGCTGGCGCCTCGTTCGTCAAGAAGGACCGGGACTACGCGCTGTACGCCAAGGAGACGAAGGAGCGGATGGCGGAGCTGAACGACCGCATCGTCCGGCGGAAGATTGTGCTGTCCGCAGCGGACTCCCGCGGGGTGCTCGCCGAGCGGGTGAACGTGGCGAAGGAGAAGCTGGAGGCCACGACGTCCGTCTCCTCGACCGATGCCGACATCGAGGCCGCCTCGAAGAGCGTGGAAGAGCTCATGCAGGCGCTCGAGACGCGCGCGGAGCTGGAGCGGCAGGACGCCGGTTACGCCTCGTACGCGGAGCGGACGCGCAATGAGCTGCTGAAGCTGGTGGAAGCGCTGGAGGCCTCGAAGCAGGCGCGGACCTTGCGCCGGACGACGGGAGAGGCCCTGGCCGCCGCCAGCGCGGCCTCGGAGAAGGCCGCCGCCGCTTCGGACCTGCGCAAGCGGAAGGAGCTGTACGCGGGCGCGGTGGAGAAGCTCAAGGCCTGCCAGGAAGAGGGCGCCCGGATGTTGAAGGAGAACGTCCGGCTCGCCACGGTCGACGTGCTCGTGGGCGGTATGCCGGTCAAGCCGGACGAGGTGATGGCTCAGTGCGCTCAGAAGGCAGCGGCGCTGCAGGAGCCCCAGAAGAAGGCCGACGCGCAGCTTCGGTTCGATGAAGGTCCGAAGAAGGCCTACGAGCTGGCCAAGGCGCACCTCTCCAAGTCGCGCAAGAACGAGGCGCTCAACCAGCTCAACGAGTGCGTCGTGGAAGGGCGCATCCTCGAGAACCGGTATCCCGAGTTCAAGGACTACAAGTTCGCTGTGGCCGGCGCCAACATGAGCCTGGTCGAGCTGCTCCAGGTCTGCGTGAAGGAGCGCAAGACGCTGGAGTCTCCTCGCTGAAGCCGTGGCGGGCTCGCAGACAGGGGACACGTCCACGCTGCGCCAGCCCGCCGCGTCGCGCTGCCAGGGCGTAACTTGCGGCCATGAGGGCCTTGCAGTACGAGGGCCCGATGTGCCGTTGGGAAGCTCGCTGGATGTTGTGTGGCGTTGTCTCGGGATTGCTCCTGCTGGTCCTGCCGCTGGAGGGGAAGGCTCAGGGCCAGAATGCGGCACAGGCTCACATCGACGCGGCCCGGCGCTTCTACGAGGAGCTTGAATACGAGCGCGCCATGGAGGAGCTCCATCGGGCCCAACGCCGCGCGCGTACCCAGGACGAGTTCTCCTCCATCCTGCTGCATGAGGGCGTCATCCTGGCGGAGCTGGGACGGGCGGAAGAGGCCGCTGCCGCCTTCCAGGCTTCGCTGAACCTGCGGCCTGGCGCCACACTGCCGTTGGTGGTCTCTCCCAAGATCCAGAAGCAATTCGAGGCCGCGCGCCAGGAGGCCCAGCGGGATCTGGCGCGGGTCACCCCAGCGCCTCCGCCGGCTCCTGCGGAGGATAAGCTGGAGCCTTCGCCCGCTTGGGTCGCCAGTCCACCGTCAGCCCCGGTGCAGGCCCCCCCGGCCCTTGCCAGCACCGTTCCGGCCCCCGCCAGCGCTGCTCCGGTCCCAATAAGCACCCCTCCGGCCAGCGCTGTCGCGGCTGTGCCGCAGCAGCCGAAGGGCATTGAGCGCAATGCGCTGGCACGGCGGCTCGCCGATTTCGAAGCACGTCTGCGTGAGCCGCG from Stigmatella aurantiaca encodes:
- a CDS encoding RidA family protein, translating into MRERIITQPDNYEPFLLSQGIKFGNLLFISGQAGAGDDGKIVDGGFRAQGEQAFANLRRVLEAGGSSLKEVIKVTIFVTDMGHFQEVVELRRRFFSLPYPADTIAEVKALYDPAALIEIEAIAAVPSPGSK
- a CDS encoding amidohydrolase family protein is translated as MMRSLFKGSLALLAALLGGCQSLPARGVLPEASLRIAKVTVIDPETRSVLPDRSVYVAGDRILAVVSEGERPPYRAARTLDGSGKFLVPGLMDMHVHLFLPEPAAPVLALMLANGVTGVREMSGDCWALAGAAEGCIGDYRRLAAQIEAGEVAGPELLSLASTIVMGPARVQLPAGVPSYVAPSTPAEGRQLVRYLHARGVDLIKTHDSIPGEVFRAMMDEARSLGIGVSGHVPYAANTDELIRLGFGSIEHARDLLYDCSRYGEDFRRMGSAYADRQPGAKRPDDAERMRRTVAEYDPALCASRMRSLAAAGFYVTPTHVTREMEARAAEPAYRDQPLRRYILPARNAQWQADLDETAAAPAELTALRQGFFRHGLTLTGLAHRAGVNIMAGTDANDTMIVPGFALHRELGLLVQAGLSPMEALRAATSVPAAYLRRTATLGGISPGKEADLLLLRANPLDDIANSASIETVISDGRVYGRAALDALLVSAEH
- a CDS encoding extracellular catalytic domain type 1 short-chain-length polyhydroxyalkanoate depolymerase; this translates as MLRASVLSSLFLVGLPALAAVEPLLADRTGSIVGLAGKCVDAAASGTANGTAIQLYTCATGVAQTWTVRDNGTILNPHSGKCLDVTGQGTANGSQIQLWDCNGSGAQQWVYDASAQTLRNPQSGRCLDVTGESSADRTRLQIWDCNGQTNQKWRLPGEDTSCTRSVAAGDSTLGVTFNGVRYNVAVYVPSGVAATTRLPLVLNLHGTGSSGPGQIAYSNIKAAAQTNTFAVVAPSGAIASSSGFAWNVPGVTTGPRDDVAFLDQVITTMGSALCGDLNRVFAAGFSGGARMASAYACARPDRLAGIAAIAGLRAGRPDPANTRQPDAASCRPASTVPVIAFHGQQDSTNPYDGGGSSVWQYSVPAAQQRWAALNGCGSTPVTTPVSPHVSRLTYSGCRDGADVVLYRISDGGHTWPGTPQPSPGNGNTTQEIDANTLFWNFFASH